CGAGCAGGCGGAAGACGTCTTCCTCGTCGGGCGTGATGAACCGGGTCAAGGTCGAGTCGGGCGCGAGCTCCTGGCCGACGCCCAGCTCGGTGTGCATCTCCGGCCGATCGTAGTAGACGCGGAGCGCGTCCAGGTTCTTGTCCCACCACCACTCGCGCACCTCCTGGAACTTCTGCCGGCCGATCTGGAGGGAGTATCCCCGGCCGAGGACATTCTGAAGGACGTCCCCCGCGAAGAGCCAGTGCTCGCGTCGCTCGACCTCCTTCGCCTCCGGGGTGTCCCGCGCCCCGGTGTCGAGCCTGATCGCGGGCGCGTAGGTGAACTTCCCCTGCGCGAAGAGCAGCACGCGGGGTGTCAAGAAGTAGAGCCCCTCGAGCTCGATGTGATCGTCCAGCTCGACTTTGTCTTTCCGCGTGGCGTCGTCCAGGTCGAAGTTTCTCCGGTACTCGGTCAGGACCTGCAGCTCGCCGCCGATGGTCAGCGGCCGGCCGAAGATCGAGAGCGTCTCCTGCTTGTCGGGACGCTTCTCGTCCAGCCGCTTGGCGAGGTCCGATCCTCGGGTCGGAACACCGGCCGGCACGATCACTTCCACGCCGAGGATGGTGAGCGCGATCGAGCCGTCGGAGCGGCGTTCCTCGGCGGTCACCGCGCCCAGGATCTCTCCCCGCCCCGGCTTGGCCTTCTCGATCGTGCCGGCGACCAGGTGTGCCGGCGCGCTGAGCCGGCCCGCCGCCTCGACCGGAGCGCCCGGGACCAGCGCCTCCGGGGTGAGGCCGACGAACTGCGTCGACGCCGTCCACTCGACGACGAGCGGGCCGACGAGGAACGTCCGGGGCTCGGGACCGACGGCCGCGATCGGACCGTCGACGCGGCCGATCCTCGGATCCTTGCGCGAGTGCTTGTGCTCCACGCGCGACGCTTCGAGACGTTGCTCGACCCAGCGCCCGGTGATCTTCAACCGCTTCCCCTGGAGGCCGACCCCGACACTGGCCCGGGACACATACGCTTCACCCAGGTCGGCGATCACCTCCACGCCCTCGGCGCGCACGTCGGAGGGCCCCGGGTCGCGCTTCAGGTCGAGGACCACCGACAGCCCACCGGCACGGGGCGCCGCCCGAACGCCGGACACGACCTCGTCCGCGAGGGGGAAGCGCTTCTCCCCCCCGGCTTCCGCCTGCGGCCCGTCGACGTCGATCTCGAGGCGCAGCGGGTTTTCGAGACGCGAACCGCGCACTCCTTCGGGTCCGCGAGTGAGCGTGATCGTCACCCGGCGGCCGCCGCCGATCGGGTCGACGCGGACGTTGCGTACCGCCAGCGCCGGCTCCGACCTCTGGCCGTGAGCGGCCGCCACGCCCAGGACGAGCCCGAACGTCGTCGCGGCGACCGCGGCGAGACGCCTCACACGTCCTCCCCCCTCCCGATCGCTGCGGGGAAAAATGACAGCTCCGCGCGGCAACGGCAAGCCGCGACTGGCGCGGGCGCATACGCTTCGGGCGCTGCACATTCGCGTGGGCGTCCCGCACGTCGCGCGCGTGTTCCCGGCGTGCCGCAGGTGCCGCCACGCGCAGATCCTCGAGCGTTCGTTTTTCGCCGTCCTCGCCTCCGGGGTGCGGTCATCCGTCCGGGGACACGGCGGGCACGAGCGTTGCACGAACCGGTGGATGGCGACGGCAGGCGCCGCATCATCGGCTGCGGAACCCGACGCCTCGCTCGATGGAGGACGCCTTGCCCAGCGACTGGGCGAGATCGCAGCGAATGCGGCGCCGGAGGACGTGCTCGAGCCGGCCCTGCGCGCGATCGTCGCGGAGAGCGGCGCCGCGGCAGGCGCTCTCTGCTTCTTCGACTCCCGCCAGGAGCTCCTGCGGCTCGCCGCCGAGGTCGGGCTGTCGGACGACGGATGCCGACAGCTCCGCTGCGTGCGCCGCGGTGTCGCGGCCGGATGGGACATCCCTCTCCACGGCCTCCTCAACCGGCGTGCCTACCTGATCGACAGCGCTGCGCAGAACCGGTACGTGCCGCCGCTGGTCGAGGCGCCCGGCGGGATGCGCGCCGTCGTGTGCATCCCGCTCTATGCCGGCCCCAATCCACTCGCCAGCGTGATCCTCGTCGCCGTTGCCCCGCGGTCGTTCGCCGAGCGCGACATCCACGCCCTCGAACGTCCGCTCGGCGTGCTCGTCAAGATGATCGAGGCAACCCGACGTCGCGGGGCT
This window of the Deltaproteobacteria bacterium genome carries:
- a CDS encoding GAF domain-containing protein — encoded protein: MTAPRGNGKPRLARAHTLRALHIRVGVPHVARVFPACRRCRHAQILERSFFAVLASGVRSSVRGHGGHERCTNRWMATAGAASSAAEPDASLDGGRLAQRLGEIAANAAPEDVLEPALRAIVAESGAAAGALCFFDSRQELLRLAAEVGLSDDGCRQLRCVRRGVAAGWDIPLHGLLNRRAYLIDSAAQNRYVPPLVEAPGGMRAVVCIPLYAGPNPLASVILVAVAPRSFAERDIHALERPLGVLVKMIEATRRRGAEQTSWPASTPPPPRADPDAADADRVQLLIASLAATERERSRLAAAMEAAAAERADEARLRAALEARAAERAADLAHLTERLESAVSREGEASRRVTDLERELADLRRQREHEPPPAPPEEVPRPDGVAETPQPDVTPVTPLPIIPPQEHVVAVVDTQGVWPSAGPRGEDVSVVSPADLARRLEE